The DNA region AGATGCAGAGCCTCCTTCACCAGCGAGAAGAAGACCATGGCGAGGGAGAAGAAGAGCACTACCTGTGGCAGTATCAGTCCTAGAGCCACGTCGGGCTCGCCCTTCAGCCAGGTGTTGACGAACTTGGCGAGGAACGACAGCAGTATCAAGAAGAAGCCTAGGATGAAGGCCGCCCTGATCGCTATAACCACGCCTTCTGTAGCCACTAGCTGGTGTTCTCCAAATAGATGGAAGAGGGGGGCGCTTGGCATCTCTATGCCGAAGGCGCTTAGGGGGAAGCCGAAGGCCTCTTGGTATACAAAAGCGCCGAAGAACATTGAGGTTAGGCCCGTCACCGTCCATATGACGCCCCAGTCTCTGTGGCGGCCTCCGTAGAGCTTAGTTATTAGGAGCACGCCGAGCAGGAACAGCAGGAAGCCGTGGCCCAGGTCGCCGTACATCCAGCCGAAGAACAGCGGGAACATCAGCGCCACGAGGGGCACGGGGCTGATCTCGTAGGGCCTGGGCACCCCGTACATGTATACAATGTGGGTGAACTGCCTAATCGGCGCCGGGTACTTCTCCAGGGTGGGCCTTCTCTCCATGGGGACGCTGTCGAAGTACTTGTAGCGCGTTCTCCTGAGTATGTCTAACTTCGCCGAGTTCCGCCTCGCGAATTCAGAAAGGGCGTTGTCGATCTTCCCCACGTTCCTCTCCAAGACGTAGAAGACTAGAGTGGCCACGTCTCTATGCTCATCCCACTTCTTGTCGCCGTAGAGGGAGAACTCGCCATACTGTTTTTCCAAAACCTCCAAATCTCTTCTCAGCTTCCTCAGCGCCGCCTCAGCGGAGGCGATGGCGCCCTCCACAAGTTGCCTGCCCGTCTTTATATCTGTGAGGTACTCCGGCGGCACTTCGAGGCCCCTGGCCTCGCCCCTCACAAGGGCTACCTTGACTCCGTTTATCTCCTGGAGCACATGCGGCGCCTCTATGGGCAACTCAGGATCTACATACAGCCTGAATCCCTCCGGCAGTTTTAGGCTCTCCCTCCCCGAGAGCCCCTCCAGCACCTGTTTAATCCTTCTGAGATCCGCCAGCTGTTTCTCAGTTCTCCTAATCTCATTTTCATAAGACTCAAAGAGGTGGCCGACTTCGGCCCCCTCGTCTATCGCGGATTTGTTGAAGACGTCCATGATGGAGGACGCGGCGCTCCTGAGAGTGTATGCGTAGTTTATCAAGTCGCTGTGCCGTTGCACCGTGGATTTAAGCTCTTCTTCAACTCTCCTCAACCTCTCCTCCAGGACGTCGGGCGGCTCGATCTCGGCTACCTCCTGCAACGTGAGGACCTTGGCGCCGAGCTTCTCCAAGGCGGCCCTCAGCTGCGGGGCCCTCCCCCGCTCCGCCACCACCAGGAGGACGTTGCCCTGCTGCGCCACAGTGGCGTTGGCGGCCTTAACCAGCTCCACAGCCTCCTTCAACGCCCTGCCTGGGATGGCCACGAAGGCGTCTAGCATCTCCGTCCTCGGCTGTTGCTGAGTTTTTACAGTAGCCACCTCGCGCGAGGTGGAGAGCTTGCTTCTTAGCTCGTCAAGTAGGCGTGTGTAATACGCCACCTCCTTCTGTACAGCGCCCAGCTTCTCCAGCACTGAGTCCACTTGGGACTCAAGCGGCTCGAGTGGGAGACTGACTTGTTGCGGCTGGAAGTAGATCTGCAATTGATTAAGAAATTCGTCTATCTTCTTAATCTTGTGAAACAGAGGGGGGTCATGGGGCCGGGGAAGCTTCTCAGGTCTTTCTTCAAACATGGCGGCGCCGATCTTCCCAATGTAGTAAATTAGTTCGGGTACCAGATCTAAACTTGTAGCGACTTTAAACTCAACAACGTGTTCAATAGGCACTTGCGAAGGAAACTCAGGAGTTTAAAATATTGCGTATACGTAGTCATTACGTATACTCCGTTAGTAGTAAATCTTAAAAATAGTAAGTATATGGATCGTTATGGCGGGATACGCCTTGTTTGGGGTAGTTGTAGGGATCTTGGGTGTTTTATACGCTGTGTATCTGGCTAGGTGGGTTTTGAGACAGGATCCGGGTAACGAGAAGATGCGCTTTATTTCCCAGGCAATAGCAACTGGCGCCAAGGCGTACCTCTTCAGGCAGTACAAGACGCTCTCTATCCTGTTGGTAGTGCTGGCGGCGTTGATATTCATAGCTATCGATATGCCGCGCGGCACTCTCGGCCTAAC from Pyrobaculum sp. 3827-6 includes:
- a CDS encoding V-type ATPase 116kDa subunit family protein; amino-acid sequence: MPIEHVVEFKVATSLDLVPELIYYIGKIGAAMFEERPEKLPRPHDPPLFHKIKKIDEFLNQLQIYFQPQQVSLPLEPLESQVDSVLEKLGAVQKEVAYYTRLLDELRSKLSTSREVATVKTQQQPRTEMLDAFVAIPGRALKEAVELVKAANATVAQQGNVLLVVAERGRAPQLRAALEKLGAKVLTLQEVAEIEPPDVLEERLRRVEEELKSTVQRHSDLINYAYTLRSAASSIMDVFNKSAIDEGAEVGHLFESYENEIRRTEKQLADLRRIKQVLEGLSGRESLKLPEGFRLYVDPELPIEAPHVLQEINGVKVALVRGEARGLEVPPEYLTDIKTGRQLVEGAIASAEAALRKLRRDLEVLEKQYGEFSLYGDKKWDEHRDVATLVFYVLERNVGKIDNALSEFARRNSAKLDILRRTRYKYFDSVPMERRPTLEKYPAPIRQFTHIVYMYGVPRPYEISPVPLVALMFPLFFGWMYGDLGHGFLLFLLGVLLITKLYGGRHRDWGVIWTVTGLTSMFFGAFVYQEAFGFPLSAFGIEMPSAPLFHLFGEHQLVATEGVVIAIRAAFILGFFLILLSFLAKFVNTWLKGEPDVALGLILPQVVLFFSLAMVFFSLVKEALHLQFMSPILQLPWIYVFLVALLWSFAGALALRAKYKHHEEAPPITEELILGLIEGSLGALANIPSFARLVILILIHGVLTKLVNGVALSLGPAGIAFAIFGHSLIATAEGLFSLVQSLRLSFYETLSKFYEGRGRLFLPLKLP